The Marivirga salinae DNA window GATTTTTTTTCCGAAGAATTACTTCCTTGGTATATGAATAATCTGGATTTTACGAACATGCAAGTTCTTAACCCATCGGAATTAGTCGTTTTAAGAAACAAACTTATTATTTATGAAACGCTAATTGATCAAAAGCTGCAATCATATGAAGGGATAGTGAGGGAATCCAAAGCACTTAAAAATAGTATTGATGCCTTAATTACAGAAAGAGAATAAGGCGATTATTCTGTGTATTTTGCTTCAAAATGCCAGCTGGACTAATCAGTGGTTACATGCTTGTCCAACCACTGATTATGCATTGCATCATGCGGAATTCCTCCACCATAATTGCTATATTTATAAATGGAGAAATTAAGATTTCTACTAGAAAATAAGCCAAACGCCACTAGCGCGCGTTGCGCAGCAAAACGCGTGCTATTAGATAAGAAAGTAAGTTCTTTACCTACTCGTTTCCGCCTTGCTCTGCAAGGTTAAGATTGATGGAAATCATCCGATCAAATTAGACAATAATGAAATATTGCAGCAGAAATTAGATTATGTACATTTTAATCCTGTGGAATCTGAAATAGAGGATAATCCTGATGGGTACAAATGCAGTTCAGCAAAAGAATTTGCTGGTGTTAGGAAAGGATTGTTGGCTGTGGAATTGTTGGATGAGCTTGCTTATTCACACGCGTTTTGCTTCGCAACGCGCGCAAGGAGTAAATACACATGAAAATGGTTCGAAAGCATGAGACAAGGGAAGGGCTGTGAAAAATGAAGCAAACAGTGCTAGTCATAGGTTTAAGTCGCTAAGCAATTATTATCATGATTAAAAATCATATAACTTTGGCAGGCCTGAGGTTTCAAACAAAAACCCTTAGGGGAATAATGAACCAAACTATTTGATAAACTATGAATCTGAATAAAAAGCTATTTTTTATTTTGACGGGCACTGCACTTATCAGCTGTCAGCAAGAAGATAGCCCCACCGAATATAGTGCTCCAAAAACGACTGCTCAATTAGAATCCATAGAAAAGAGACAGGACAGTATTATTCAAGAACATCTGAAAGAAGGTGCTTGGAAGTATTCCTATTATTCCCCTGAATGGCAGGAAGAGATTGACAAAGGTCTCGCGAAAGACTCTACCATTGCTTATCTGTGGCAGCAAAAAGCCATGCCTCTATTCAAACAGGGGAAGTATGAAATTGGCATGCCCTATCTTGATAAAGCCGTAAAGTACAACAGAAGACAGTGGCAGGATTACAGGGCTTTTATGAAATGCATATTCTCAAAAACATACAGGGCAGCCATAGTTGATTTTAAAGATTACCAAAAAAGGTTTGGAAGTGGACATGTCATGGATCATAGTTATGATTTTTATATCGCACTTTCTTATCTTCAACTCAATGAATTTCACAAAGCAGAAATCTTGTTTAAAAGCATTCATGAAACACAATTGTCGAAAAACGGGAAAGAATGGTTGCATCCTGTAGAGCTGTTTTATTACGGCATCAGCAAATTTGAACAAGCAAAATACCTCGAGGCAAATGAATTATTTGATTTGGCCTTAACCCTTCACGACCAATTTTCAGACGTACAGTATTATAAAGCAATGTGCCTGAGTAAAATGGAGAAAAGGGAGGAAGCCAAAGAACTAATGGCCATTGCTGAGAAAAACGGAAAAGACGGATTTTCTTTAAATGAAGATAACGCATTCTATGAAAGATATCCTTACCAGGTGAGGTGGCGTTAATTAACTAATTTTTTTAAGGATTGCGAAAGGACATGCTGTTACTGAATGTCTCACCCTAAAATTACTTTACGGATTTAGTGATATATTAAAAATATTATTTACAGTTCTGTAACATTTTTTCTCTTTTGAATACTTACTCACTGAAACTTAAAAAAAGAGAAAAATGAAATCTGTAAAAAACATCTTTATCCTCCTACTTTTTATTGCAACACTGCAACAGACACAAGCTCAACAAGAGATGGCGTTAGAAAACTCCACTCTTTGGAAAGTAGAACATGCTAAGCTGGAAAAGCCCTCTTACATCTTGGGTACTCTACATATGATGTGTGCCAGCGACTTTCAAATACCAGAAAAAGTAAACATTGCGATGGCTGCAGTTGATGCCTTGGTTGTTGAAATTAATTTATCTGACAGTTCTGAAATTCAAAAAATGCAAGCCTCCATGGCTTCTTCTAAAAAGATATCAGAGGAGTTAAGCCCAAGTCAATTTGAACAACTAGACACTTTGGTACAACGCATTGTTGGAATGCCCTTAGTAAATCTTGATGCTTACGGCCTTCAGGTGCTGAGTTCTATAATGATTTCAAAAATGTTACCTTGTACGGACATAAAACTCTTTGAAGCTGAATTAATGCAGATAGCCAAAACAAATACAATCCCTATTTATGCCTTCGAAACAATAGAAGAGCAAATGGCTATCGTAAAGGAAGCCTATCCTCTTGAATCATCTTACGACCAATTAATGCTACATGATTCTTACAAAAGAGATTTCAACAAAGCAATTACTGCTTATAAAAATGAAAAGCTTACTGAGTCAGTTAGTTACCTTACCAGACCGGAATATATGGATGAAAATGCCACACTACTTATGCAAGTAAAACGAAACCAAAATTGGGTACAACAGATGCCCAAAATGATGGAAAAAGGCAGTAATCTGTTTGCTGTAGGTGCCGCTCATTTAACGGATGAATTCGGCCTCATCCAATTATTGAGAAAAGAAGGATATACGGTTAGCCCAGTCTTAAATTAGTAGCTATTAATGCAAATCACGGAAGAAGCATTCTTAGCAGCGATCAACAAACACAAAGGCATCCTCTATAAAGTATCGAGGATGTACTTTGACAATCTTGAAGATCAGCAAGACCTATTTCAGGAGATTATCCTTCAATTGTGGAAATCCATAGGCAGCTTTAAAGGAACTAGCGAATTGTCTTCTTGGATGTATAGAGTATCCCTAAACACGGCTATTGTCTTCTTTAAAAAGGAGAAAAGAAAGCCTGGGCAGGAAAGCCTTTTAGATGGTGAAGGGATCCCGGAAGAACAATATGATGACCATAAAGACCAGCAACTAGTACATTTCTATGAGGCTGTCAAAAAGCTAAACAAGATTGAGAAAGCCATCATTCTACAGCTTGTTGAAGGGTTCTCCGGTAAAGAGATCGCGCAAAACTTAGGCTTGTCAGAATCTAATGTCAGAGTGAAGACTAAGAGAACAAAAGAAAAATTACAAAACATTATAAAAATACAAGGATATGAATCTTGACGAAATAAAAAAGAAAATGGAGGCGGAAGGAACGAGAGACCTTTCAGTACCGAAAAATATTAAGCAACTAGAAGATAGCAAACTACCCATACAGAAGGTTCGGAAGAGTATGAGAAGTGAAATCATTACGCAATTGGTAATCATCATTGTATTCTTTACGGTGCCCTTGGTGCTGGAAATGAATCAAATGGCTAAGGGTTTATACTTTATATTACAATTTGTCACTGCTTTAATTACTTTATTGTACATCGCTAAAATGACTTGGTTTCTTAATAAAACAAGCAACATAAGTGGAAGCAGTAGAGATACGGTTATGGGCTTTATCCATGATTTGAAACTTACGCTGGAAGTGTATAAAACTGCAATTATCGCAGGGAGCTTGATCCTACCACTTTCTCTAGCTGCTCTATTCACTGGCAATGGAAAGTTGCATTTAAGCCTTGGCGAGATTCAATTGGGCGGTGAAGACTTATTCTTCAAGTTATTCTCATTAGATATGAATCCTATTAACATTATGATCTGCACCCTTATATACCTTCTAATGGCAGCCGGGATTTATTATATGACAGTAAAATGGGCGGATGGTTTGTACGGCATCCACATCCATAAATTAGAAGAAACACTTAAGGAATTTGAAGTTTAGCAAATGTTTTTTGCGCAGACAACAACAGAAATTTTTTAGCTAAAACTAACAAAATGAGACTACTCGAATTAATTATTGAAGGAAAAAAACTGGAAATTAACAGGACCCTTTTGGGAAAAGAAACAGTACTTTTAGATGAACATATCGTAAGTCAAAAACGGACTATAACTGGAAGAAGCCACAAAATCGAGATAGATGGAAAAATCTATGAACTGAAATACATCGTGAAAAATGCGTTGAAAAAATTGACTGGAGAACCCACTATCCAAATCAACTCAGAAGGGAAGCTATTAAGTGAGCATAAGATAAACAATAAATCATTCGTAAGGCTTCAGTTTTTTATTGGCCTATTGACGATGTATGCCACCTATTTAATTGTACATAAAATTGTAGAAATGGCTCAGAATGGATTTTTTCTCCATGAATATTAATTTCAAAATACTCCCCTTCCCGCCATGCTCTGCAAGGCGGCAAGATTGATGGAAATCATCTGATCTAATTAGATAGAAATGAAATTTACAGCAGAACCGACTAGCTGCTATTAGAGTACAAATATATTTCAGAAAAAGAATATGCTGGTATTAGGGAAGGATTGTTGGCTGTGGAATTATTGGATTAGCTTGCTGCTTCGCACGCGTTTTGCTTCGCAACACGCGCGAGGGGGAAGTGAACTGGCTCGCACACGAATAAATCATTCTTTGAAATAATTTTCCTATCTTGTTTAAAATCAGCCACTAGAAGCTATTGATTCTCTAAGCGTTTCCTGTGCTGTTAAAAAAACAAATTGTTTACAACTAAACCACAATTCATGCTTACAAAAACTAAACACTCGTTCCTGCTATTGATAATCCTAATAGCAGCCATTTCATGTCAAGGACCTTCCGAGAAAAAAGAAGACACGGCCAAGAAAGATGACCTCAGTAAAGAATTAACCATTTGGTTAGATGAAAAATATGAGGAATCACTTCAAAAAAGTCCTTTGACTTTGACTACTTTAGGTCGCAAGGATCATTATGGGCAGCTTGATGATGTAAGTATGAAAGCATTAGAAGAGGAGGCAAATTGGATGCAGCAAACAGTAGAAGAGCTTCAGACAAAATTTGACTACGAGCAACTGGATAAGCAAGCACAATTATCTTATGATTTATGGGTATACAAAAATGAGGTAAAACAAAAAGAAGTGAAATGGAAACCCATGGAATATGTTTTTGATCAGATGACTTCCGTGCATACTCGCTTACCTACTTTATTAATCAATTTTCATAAAGTGGATAGTTTGTCTGATATGAAGGCATATATAAGTCGAGTGGAGAAAATAGAAATTGCCATGGATCAATTACTAACCAGAGCCAGGTTACAAGCTGAAAAAGAGATTCTGCCTCCACGTTTTGCTTTAGAACTTGTTCAAAAAGAAGCAAAAGCCTTGATTGATGGTCAGCCATTTACTGAAGGTGAAAAGTCCACCGCCATTTTCAAAGACATGAATAAAAAGATCGATGCACTATTGGAGGATGAATCAATAACAAAAGAGGAAGGGGACATGCTGAAAAAATCCTCAAAAGAAGCTCTAGTTAATGCTTTTGGCCCAGCTTATCAGAAACTGATTGCCTGGACAGAAAAGGAGATCCCCAATGCCAAGGAAAAACCTACTGGATTAAGCCGACATGAAAATGGAGATGCCTACTACAATTACAGATTAAGTACCTCCACTACTACAGAATTAACTGCTGATGAAATTCACTCTATTGGTTTGTCAGAAGTTAAACGTATCCAAAACGAAATGATAGCAATTAAAGAAGAGATTGGGTTTGATGGCGATTTACAAGCTTTCTTCAAGTTTGTGAATGAAGATTCGCAGTTCTATTTCCCCAATACAGACGAGGGCCGACAAGCCTACCTGGATGAGGCAACCAAATTCATTGATGAAATTACTGAGAAATTACCTGATTATTTTGGCATCTTACCAAAAGCAAGTTTAGAAGTAAAGAGAGTAGAAGCCTTTAGAGAGCAAGATGGCGCCCCTCAACACTATATGCAAGGTACGCCTGATGGCTCACGACCGGGTACATACTATGTCCATCTGTCGGATATGACTTCCATGCCTAAAACAACTTTAGAGGGTGTGGCTTATCATGAAGGGAATCCGGGGCACCATATGCAAATTTCTATCGCTCAGGAACTAGAAGGGATTCCGAAGTTTAGAACTCAAGGGTTCTATAATGCCTATATAGAAGGCTGGGCTTTATATTCTGAAAAGCTTGCCAAAGAAATGGGCCAATACAAGAACCCATATTATGATTACGGTCGATTGGTGAACGAAATTTGGAGAGCCATTAGACTAGTGGTAGATACTGGTTTGCATTCAAAAGGCTGGACAGAAGCGGACGCCATTAAATACTTTACTGAAAATTCTTCGATTTCGGCTAATGCTATCATTGCTGAAGTAAGACGCTATATGGTGATGCCGGGACAGGCAACAGGCTATAAAATAGGGATGATTAAGATTTTTGAACTGAGAGCTAAGGCCAAGCAAGAATTAGGAGATCAATTTGATATCAAAAATTTCCATGATCTCGTATTAGGCAGCGGGGCATTACCCTTGAACTTATTAGAACAAGAGGTTGATGCTTGGATTGTTAAGAACAAAGAGGCCGCTTAATATTTATATGGTAAGGCTAACAAAAAACTGCTACTTTTCAGCGTAGCAGTTTTTTTTTGCCATGTTAGGAGGGATTAGGACGGATATTGATACTTTTTACCAATATACTGACCATCTGCATATTAACAGTGTCTATGCACCTCTTCAAATTCTATAATCTCAGTACTTCTTCTGATTATATTTTTAAAAAACTAGCTGCTTACTGTCTTTTTCTGCTATGCACGCGTTTTGCTTCGCAACGCGCGCGAGGGGGAGCGAGAGTAGAGCGAGGGGGAAAATACGCTGACAATCTGAGCAAGTCAAAAGTCCTTCCATCATTACCTCGCCTTATTTATTTGGCTAAAGTAATGTACTAGTACTAACTACTGAAGTAATTCTGTTAGCTTGCCTGTGAAAAAATTAGAAGGCTGAAAATTAACTACAGCTTCGACTAGCAATCCATGGAAAATACTACAAATAAAAAGGAATTAGAAAAATCTGAAAATCAGAGCACTTTAGAGAGAATTGACGGAAAGTATATCTGGCGTGAATTTGTTAGTGTTTTAATCTTTGAAAAAGGAATACTATTTACCATCAAGGAACTATTTGTAAGACCAGGTGATACCATTCGAGAATTCCTACATTACGATAGAAGCAAACTGGTAAAGCCAATTTCTTTTTTAATTTTCAGTTCATTAGTCTTAATCATAATTCACAATATTTTAGGTCTCAAAACTGATAGGGCACCACAACATTTTGATAGTAATGGAGCAATGATAGCTTTGGAATGGATTGAAGATAATTATGAGATTGTTATTATTTTATCGGGAATTTTTATTGGATTATGGACCAGTTTATTTTTTATAAAATCAAGTTTTAATATTTACGAGATATTCATTTTGGTTTTTTTTACAACTGGAATTGTAAGCTTGATTTGCACTTTATTTAAAATTGTGGAAAGTATTACTGGTTTCGAAAGCTCCTATTTGTCATTGATTATTCCACTGTTTTATTCAACTTGGGCTATTGGAAACTTCTTTAACAAAAATAAATTTCTGAGTTATTTTAAAGGCTTTCTTGCTTATCTTTTTGGATCTACGATGTTACCCCTCTTTATAATTATAATTGGCCTTTTACTTGATGTGTTTAGTAAAAGCAATTAGTAAAAGCGATAAAAAGTATGGATTTAGATCCGCTCGTCCTCCTTTGTAAGGAGGACGATACAGGAAAAGCCTACTAGCGCGCGTTGCGAAGCAAAACGCGTGCTAATAGCTATGAAAGCAAGCTAAGGTAGTTCATTACTCGACATTATCCAGAAAAGCAATATCTTTATAGCAGCATACAGAACCTCTTAAAAACCACAACTAATGGAATCTGAAAAGAAGATATT harbors:
- a CDS encoding tetratricopeptide repeat protein → MNLNKKLFFILTGTALISCQQEDSPTEYSAPKTTAQLESIEKRQDSIIQEHLKEGAWKYSYYSPEWQEEIDKGLAKDSTIAYLWQQKAMPLFKQGKYEIGMPYLDKAVKYNRRQWQDYRAFMKCIFSKTYRAAIVDFKDYQKRFGSGHVMDHSYDFYIALSYLQLNEFHKAEILFKSIHETQLSKNGKEWLHPVELFYYGISKFEQAKYLEANELFDLALTLHDQFSDVQYYKAMCLSKMEKREEAKELMAIAEKNGKDGFSLNEDNAFYERYPYQVRWR
- a CDS encoding TraB/GumN family protein; its protein translation is MKSVKNIFILLLFIATLQQTQAQQEMALENSTLWKVEHAKLEKPSYILGTLHMMCASDFQIPEKVNIAMAAVDALVVEINLSDSSEIQKMQASMASSKKISEELSPSQFEQLDTLVQRIVGMPLVNLDAYGLQVLSSIMISKMLPCTDIKLFEAELMQIAKTNTIPIYAFETIEEQMAIVKEAYPLESSYDQLMLHDSYKRDFNKAITAYKNEKLTESVSYLTRPEYMDENATLLMQVKRNQNWVQQMPKMMEKGSNLFAVGAAHLTDEFGLIQLLRKEGYTVSPVLN
- a CDS encoding RNA polymerase sigma factor, giving the protein MQITEEAFLAAINKHKGILYKVSRMYFDNLEDQQDLFQEIILQLWKSIGSFKGTSELSSWMYRVSLNTAIVFFKKEKRKPGQESLLDGEGIPEEQYDDHKDQQLVHFYEAVKKLNKIEKAIILQLVEGFSGKEIAQNLGLSESNVRVKTKRTKEKLQNIIKIQGYES
- a CDS encoding DUF885 domain-containing protein; translated protein: MLTKTKHSFLLLIILIAAISCQGPSEKKEDTAKKDDLSKELTIWLDEKYEESLQKSPLTLTTLGRKDHYGQLDDVSMKALEEEANWMQQTVEELQTKFDYEQLDKQAQLSYDLWVYKNEVKQKEVKWKPMEYVFDQMTSVHTRLPTLLINFHKVDSLSDMKAYISRVEKIEIAMDQLLTRARLQAEKEILPPRFALELVQKEAKALIDGQPFTEGEKSTAIFKDMNKKIDALLEDESITKEEGDMLKKSSKEALVNAFGPAYQKLIAWTEKEIPNAKEKPTGLSRHENGDAYYNYRLSTSTTTELTADEIHSIGLSEVKRIQNEMIAIKEEIGFDGDLQAFFKFVNEDSQFYFPNTDEGRQAYLDEATKFIDEITEKLPDYFGILPKASLEVKRVEAFREQDGAPQHYMQGTPDGSRPGTYYVHLSDMTSMPKTTLEGVAYHEGNPGHHMQISIAQELEGIPKFRTQGFYNAYIEGWALYSEKLAKEMGQYKNPYYDYGRLVNEIWRAIRLVVDTGLHSKGWTEADAIKYFTENSSISANAIIAEVRRYMVMPGQATGYKIGMIKIFELRAKAKQELGDQFDIKNFHDLVLGSGALPLNLLEQEVDAWIVKNKEAA
- a CDS encoding DUF3667 domain-containing protein, which encodes MENTTNKKELEKSENQSTLERIDGKYIWREFVSVLIFEKGILFTIKELFVRPGDTIREFLHYDRSKLVKPISFLIFSSLVLIIIHNILGLKTDRAPQHFDSNGAMIALEWIEDNYEIVIILSGIFIGLWTSLFFIKSSFNIYEIFILVFFTTGIVSLICTLFKIVESITGFESSYLSLIIPLFYSTWAIGNFFNKNKFLSYFKGFLAYLFGSTMLPLFIIIIGLLLDVFSKSN